Proteins found in one Magnolia sinica isolate HGM2019 chromosome 5, MsV1, whole genome shotgun sequence genomic segment:
- the LOC131247148 gene encoding PRA1 family protein B2-like, translating to MAPSIILPISSSQTTQETNNPPIANLASGSFVSQLSNSAGFALSHCRPWLELLDFSAIAHPSSLSEATSRLSKNIPYFRINYLLLLSSILALSHPISLFLSFAWLFLYVLRSSDAPPLHLLGRSFSDNEILIGLISLTTFIVFLTSVGSIIITALMIGIAIVALHGSYHVPYDLFLPTEDPSISNVPGPF from the coding sequence atGGCACCTTCTATCATCCTCCCCATATCCTCTTCCCAAACTACCCAAGAAACTAACAATCCCCCTATTGCCAACCTAGCCTCTGGCAGTTTTGTCTCTCAACTCTCCAATTCAGCTGGCTTCGCCCTCTCCCATTGCCGCCCATGGTTGGAGCTCCTCGACTTTTCCGCCATCGCCCATCCTTCCTCACTCTCCGAAGCCACCTCGCGCCTTTCTAAGAACATCCCCTACTTTCGCATCAATTACCTACTCCTCCTCTCTTCCATCCTCGCTCTCTCCCACcccatctctctcttcctctctttcgcTTGGCTCTTCCTCTACGTTCTTCGCTCCTCTGACGCCCCTCCTCTCCACCTCCTCGGTCGATCCTTCTCCGATAATGAAATCCTCATCGGCCTCATCTCCCTCACCACCTTCATTGTCTTCCTCACCAGCGTCGGTTCCATCATCATCACCGCTCTCATGATAGGCATTGCCATCGTGGCCTTACATGGCTCGTACCATGTCCCCTATGACCTCTTCCTCCCTACCGAGGACCCCAGCATTAGCAATGTCCCCGGACCTTTTTAA